One Pleurocapsa sp. PCC 7327 DNA segment encodes these proteins:
- a CDS encoding S-adenosyl-l-methionine hydroxide adenosyltransferase family protein produces the protein MFISLIADYGANDPAFAEVSQRLLQHLPTAQIHCFSVPPFSTLATGFWIAQLGLNPGPESRLIYHNCAPRQDNPEARIDNEGEGLTYALLPNGVRVVGVWAGYTLSFIKNAASSIHMINVSRGGSQFRSRDVFPTAAAALVQGDRSLLGDEISPEQIPDFPTDRVAWIDGYGNLKTTILADSVNLKPETKVVVRVGDVVSDAIYSDGSFRVPEGTLAFAPGSSGWTLPGEKRSVRWVELFLRGGSAWRRFGKPKVNQLVTYEPV, from the coding sequence ATGTTCATTAGTCTAATTGCCGACTACGGTGCTAACGATCCAGCCTTTGCAGAAGTAAGCCAGCGCTTGTTGCAACATCTGCCAACCGCTCAAATTCACTGCTTTTCCGTCCCGCCATTCAGCACTCTTGCTACTGGCTTTTGGATTGCTCAACTGGGGCTGAATCCGGGGCCAGAAAGTCGCCTAATTTATCACAACTGCGCTCCTCGACAAGATAATCCCGAAGCTCGCATCGATAACGAAGGAGAAGGGTTAACTTACGCCCTTCTTCCCAATGGAGTTAGAGTTGTTGGAGTTTGGGCGGGCTATACTCTATCTTTTATCAAGAATGCAGCCTCCTCTATTCATATGATTAACGTCTCGCGGGGTGGCTCTCAGTTTCGTTCCCGCGATGTTTTTCCGACTGCTGCCGCTGCCCTCGTTCAAGGCGATCGCAGTTTATTGGGAGATGAAATTTCGCCCGAACAAATTCCTGACTTTCCAACCGACAGAGTAGCCTGGATAGATGGCTACGGAAACCTCAAGACGACGATTTTGGCTGACTCGGTTAACCTAAAACCCGAAACTAAAGTGGTCGTGCGCGTGGGGGATGTGGTCAGCGATGCGATCTATTCTGATGGAAGCTTTCGGGTGCCAGAAGGAACGCTTGCCTTTGCGCCGGGGAGTTCTGGTTGGACGTTGCCGGGAGAGAAAAGGTCGGTGCGCTGGGTGGAGTTGTTCTTGCGCGGTGGCAGCGCGTGGCGGCGCTTTGGCAAACCCAAAGTCAACCAGTTAGTAACTTATGAGCCTGTTTGA
- the accC gene encoding acetyl-CoA carboxylase biotin carboxylase subunit → MQFSKILIANRGEIALRILHSCEELGIATVAVHSTIDRHALHVQLADESVCIGPPPSSKSYLNIPNIISAALTRNATAIHPGYGFLAENARFAEICADHQITFIGPSPEAIRAMGDKSTAKKTMQKVGVPTVPGSWGLVAGEKEALAIAREIGYPVMIKATAGGGGRGMRLVREDSEFSRLFSAAQGEAEAAFGNPGVYIEKFIERPRHIEFQILADSYGNAIHLGERECSIQRRHQKLLEEAPSSILTPQLRSEMGEAAVRAAKSINYVGAGTVEFLVDRDGHFYFMEMNTRIQVEHPVTEMITGLDLITEQIRIAQGEKLQLTQEDITFRGHAIECRINAEDPDRNFRPHPGKINAYLPPGGPGVRMDSHVYTDYEIPPFYDSLIGKLIVWGPDRETAIKRMRRALKECAITGVPTTIGFHQKILAHPAFVAGDVYTKFVEEHLMNH, encoded by the coding sequence ATGCAATTTTCCAAGATTTTAATTGCTAATCGAGGGGAGATTGCCCTGCGGATTCTCCATAGCTGTGAAGAACTAGGGATTGCTACCGTTGCAGTTCACTCTACTATAGATCGCCACGCCCTTCACGTTCAGCTAGCCGACGAAAGTGTCTGCATCGGTCCTCCGCCGAGTAGCAAAAGCTATCTCAATATTCCCAACATTATCTCCGCAGCTTTAACTCGCAACGCGACCGCGATTCATCCCGGCTATGGATTTCTTGCCGAAAATGCCCGCTTTGCCGAAATTTGCGCCGATCACCAAATTACCTTTATCGGTCCTTCTCCCGAAGCCATTCGCGCCATGGGGGATAAATCGACGGCAAAAAAAACGATGCAGAAGGTAGGCGTGCCCACCGTTCCCGGAAGCTGGGGATTGGTGGCAGGTGAGAAGGAAGCGCTGGCGATCGCTCGCGAGATTGGCTATCCGGTTATGATTAAGGCGACGGCTGGCGGCGGCGGCAGGGGAATGCGCCTGGTGCGCGAAGACAGCGAATTCTCTCGCCTGTTTAGCGCCGCTCAAGGAGAGGCTGAAGCCGCCTTTGGCAACCCCGGCGTATATATCGAAAAATTTATCGAACGTCCCCGCCATATCGAATTTCAAATCCTAGCCGATAGCTACGGAAACGCGATCCATTTGGGAGAACGGGAATGTTCTATTCAACGGCGACACCAGAAGTTACTTGAAGAAGCTCCCAGTTCGATCCTCACGCCCCAATTGCGCTCGGAAATGGGAGAAGCTGCCGTTCGCGCCGCTAAATCGATTAATTATGTTGGTGCTGGAACGGTCGAGTTCTTAGTCGATCGCGACGGTCATTTCTATTTTATGGAAATGAATACTCGCATTCAGGTCGAGCATCCCGTTACCGAGATGATTACCGGACTGGATTTAATTACCGAACAAATTCGCATCGCCCAAGGGGAAAAACTTCAACTTACTCAAGAAGATATTACTTTCCGAGGTCACGCGATCGAATGTCGCATTAATGCCGAAGATCCCGATCGCAATTTTCGTCCCCATCCCGGCAAAATTAACGCCTATCTTCCGCCTGGCGGTCCCGGCGTGCGCATGGATTCTCACGTCTACACCGATTATGAAATCCCCCCATTCTACGATTCTCTAATCGGCAAGCTGATCGTTTGGGGACCGGATCGAGAGACAGCCATCAAGCGCATGAGACGTGCCTTAAAAGAATGTGCTATTACTGGCGTTCCCACTACCATCGGTTTCCATCAAAAAATTCTTGCTCATCCCGCCTTTGTTGCTGGGGATGTTTACACCAAGTTTGTCGAAGAGCATTTGATGAATCATTAG
- the rpiA gene encoding ribose-5-phosphate isomerase RpiA yields MTVNVDPLVIMKQEVGKAAASRVKSDSIVGLGTGSTTAYAIEYLGERLRKGELKNIVGIPTSFQAEVLARKHRIPLTSLDTVDRIDIAIDGADEVDPNKNLIKGGGAAHTREKVVDSLADLFIVVVDSGKLVDKLGSTFLLPVEVIPMAVAPVMRSLEKLGGKPELRMGVKKAGPVVTDQGNLVIDVKFDRIDDPACLEKTINNIPGVLENGLFVGVADIILVGEIKEDRPLVREII; encoded by the coding sequence ATGACAGTTAACGTCGATCCCCTTGTCATAATGAAACAAGAAGTCGGCAAAGCAGCTGCCAGTCGCGTCAAATCTGACTCGATTGTAGGGTTGGGTACGGGATCGACAACAGCATACGCGATCGAGTACTTGGGAGAACGTCTCAGAAAAGGCGAATTAAAAAATATTGTCGGCATTCCTACCTCCTTTCAGGCGGAAGTATTGGCGAGAAAGCATCGCATTCCTTTGACGAGTTTAGATACCGTCGATCGCATCGACATCGCGATCGATGGGGCTGATGAAGTCGATCCGAACAAAAATTTGATCAAGGGCGGCGGTGCGGCGCATACTCGCGAAAAGGTGGTAGATAGCCTAGCAGATCTGTTCATCGTCGTTGTCGATAGCGGTAAGCTAGTTGACAAGCTTGGTTCGACTTTTTTATTACCTGTAGAAGTTATCCCGATGGCAGTTGCTCCCGTGATGCGATCGCTAGAAAAGTTGGGAGGTAAACCAGAACTGCGCATGGGGGTGAAAAAGGCAGGGCCCGTGGTGACAGATCAAGGTAACTTGGTGATCGATGTTAAATTCGATCGCATCGACGATCCGGCTTGTCTGGAAAAGACGATTAATAATATTCCCGGCGTTTTAGAAAACGGTCTATTTGTAGGAGTTGCCGACATCATTTTGGTCGGTGAAATTAAAGAAGATCGACCTTTGGTTAGAGAAATAATCTGA
- a CDS encoding serine O-acetyltransferase → MLEDFLRHATGKQRETVELGLWEQIKEDWIAHGRDWTKPGFRAVAVHRFGNWRMKIEPKLLRAPFSVFYRFLYRTVRNCYGIDLPYTVKLGRRVIIEHQHCIIIHGNCVIGDDCIIRQGVTLGNSHLDRPLEAPKLGARVNVGAGAKLLGHIIIGDDVNIGANAVVLSDIPAGKTAVGIPAKIVKSKSSQAELFY, encoded by the coding sequence TTGCTAGAAGATTTTCTGCGCCATGCAACGGGCAAGCAACGAGAGACTGTCGAGCTGGGATTATGGGAGCAAATTAAAGAAGACTGGATCGCCCACGGACGCGATTGGACAAAGCCGGGATTTCGTGCGGTTGCCGTTCATCGGTTTGGCAACTGGAGAATGAAAATCGAACCCAAACTATTACGCGCTCCTTTTAGCGTTTTCTATCGCTTTTTATATCGCACCGTTCGCAATTGTTACGGAATCGATCTCCCTTATACTGTCAAGCTGGGTCGTCGCGTCATTATCGAACATCAACACTGCATCATAATTCACGGAAATTGCGTTATTGGCGACGACTGTATTATTCGTCAAGGCGTGACTCTGGGAAATAGCCATCTCGATCGCCCGCTCGAAGCGCCGAAGTTGGGAGCGAGAGTGAACGTGGGAGCAGGGGCAAAGCTTCTCGGCCACATTATTATTGGCGATGATGTTAATATCGGCGCTAATGCCGTCGTCCTCTCTGACATTCCAGCAGGTAAGACAGCTGTTGGCATTCCAGCTAAAATTGTCAAGTCGAAGTCATCGCAGGCCGAGCTTTTTTATTAA
- the hpsU gene encoding hormogonium polysaccharide biosynthesis acetyltransferase HpsU — protein MEPPSEFSPKLDAAPLIDLRLYDQSWFDRGKPGWFILLWWLVQAIAFPLSLHNAHGFRCWLLRLFGAKIGKGVLIRPTARFTYPWKIEIGDYSWIGDDVVLYSLDRITIGTQCVISQKSYLCTGSHDFRDVAFNLVTAPIIIGNGVWIAADCFIGCGVKIGANAAIGARSSVFSHIPEQQVAWGTPCRPRYPRVMKTI, from the coding sequence ATGGAGCCTCCATCCGAATTTTCTCCTAAATTAGATGCCGCGCCCCTGATAGATTTGCGCCTTTACGATCAATCTTGGTTCGATCGCGGAAAACCGGGTTGGTTTATCTTGTTGTGGTGGTTGGTGCAGGCAATTGCTTTTCCTCTAAGCCTTCACAATGCCCATGGATTTCGCTGTTGGTTATTGCGCCTGTTTGGGGCAAAAATCGGTAAGGGGGTGCTAATACGACCGACTGCCCGCTTTACCTACCCCTGGAAAATTGAAATTGGCGACTATAGCTGGATTGGGGACGATGTTGTTTTGTACAGCTTAGATCGCATCACTATCGGTACTCAGTGTGTCATTTCCCAAAAATCCTATCTCTGCACTGGCAGTCACGATTTTCGCGATGTCGCTTTCAATCTAGTCACCGCTCCGATTATTATAGGCAATGGGGTTTGGATAGCGGCAGACTGTTTTATCGGTTGTGGAGTGAAAATTGGCGCCAATGCAGCGATCGGAGCGCGTAGTAGCGTTTTTAGCCATATTCCCGAACAGCAAGTGGCTTGGGGAACGCCTTGCCGTCCTCGCTATCCTAGAGTCATGAAAACGATTTAA
- a CDS encoding NblA/ycf18 family protein, whose protein sequence is MSQPIELSLEQQFSIRSFQTQVERMSREQAQEFLIKLYEQMLMRENMYKSFIKHQWGLESNSWSQ, encoded by the coding sequence ATGTCTCAACCAATCGAACTTTCTTTGGAACAACAGTTCAGCATTCGTTCTTTCCAAACTCAGGTAGAACGGATGAGTCGCGAACAGGCACAGGAGTTCCTGATCAAACTCTACGAACAAATGTTGATGCGCGAGAATATGTACAAATCCTTTATCAAGCATCAATGGGGTTTAGAGTCTAATTCCTGGTCTCAGTAG
- the cobU gene encoding bifunctional adenosylcobinamide kinase/adenosylcobinamide-phosphate guanylyltransferase: MNRSQFPSRQIILVTGAARSGKSEWAETLATETSKSVVYVATATIDPSDSQWQARIEKHRLRRPAEWQTLQVPIELAATFEAVTPPQCLLVDSLGTWVANLLDRDEATWEKITVELLDRLQQAAVDIILVAEETGWGVVPAYPSGRLFRDRLGDLVRQIGVIADSVYLIAGGHVLNLTLLGKPLKDSKLS, encoded by the coding sequence ATGAATCGATCTCAATTCCCATCCAGACAAATTATTCTCGTCACGGGTGCTGCCCGTTCGGGCAAAAGCGAATGGGCAGAAACGCTAGCCACAGAGACTAGCAAATCCGTCGTCTACGTGGCGACCGCTACCATAGATCCTAGCGATTCGCAATGGCAAGCGCGGATCGAAAAACATCGCCTCAGACGACCAGCAGAATGGCAAACGCTACAAGTGCCCATAGAACTAGCCGCTACTTTTGAGGCAGTCACGCCTCCTCAATGCTTATTGGTAGATTCGCTGGGAACTTGGGTAGCCAACTTGCTCGATCGCGATGAGGCAACATGGGAAAAAATCACCGTCGAGTTGCTCGATCGCTTACAACAAGCCGCAGTTGATATTATTTTAGTCGCAGAGGAGACGGGTTGGGGAGTGGTTCCCGCCTATCCTTCGGGCAGGCTATTTCGCGATCGTTTGGGCGATTTAGTACGTCAGATCGGCGTAATTGCTGATTCCGTCTATCTGATCGCTGGAGGTCACGTTCTCAATCTCACTCTTTTAGGCAAACCCTTAAAAGATTCTAAACTTTCTTGA
- a CDS encoding glycosyltransferase family 2 protein, whose protein sequence is MSAKPEKVPVSVLIPAKDEEQNLPACLESVARADEIILVDSQSSDRTCEIAESYGAKVVQFYFNGRWPKKKNWSLDTLPFRNDWVLIVDCDERITPELWDEIAQAIKDPTYAGYYLNRRVFFLGKWIRYGGKYPDWNLRLFKHKLGRYENLKTEDIPNTGDNEVHEHVILEGKAGYLKYDMLHIDFRDIYHWLERHNRYSNWEARVYYNILTDSDESGTIGANLFGDAVQRKRFLKKIWVRLPFKPLLRFILFYVIRLGFLDGKAGYIYARLLSQYEYQIGVKLYELQQFGGRLNIPTPAQDSLSQTSPEPAELAN, encoded by the coding sequence ATGTCTGCTAAGCCAGAAAAAGTCCCTGTTTCTGTTTTAATTCCAGCCAAGGATGAAGAGCAAAACCTTCCAGCTTGCCTGGAGAGCGTGGCTAGGGCTGACGAAATTATTCTCGTTGATTCTCAGAGTAGCGATCGCACCTGTGAAATTGCCGAAAGCTATGGGGCAAAAGTCGTTCAATTTTACTTTAACGGTCGCTGGCCTAAGAAAAAGAATTGGTCGTTAGACACGCTTCCCTTTCGCAATGATTGGGTATTAATTGTCGATTGTGACGAACGCATTACGCCAGAACTTTGGGACGAAATCGCCCAAGCGATTAAAGATCCGACCTACGCTGGCTACTATCTCAATCGCCGCGTCTTTTTTCTGGGCAAATGGATTCGCTATGGCGGCAAATATCCCGATTGGAATTTGCGATTATTTAAACATAAATTGGGTCGCTATGAAAATCTTAAAACAGAAGACATTCCCAATACTGGCGATAATGAAGTTCACGAACACGTCATTCTAGAAGGCAAGGCAGGCTACCTAAAATATGACATGCTACACATCGACTTTCGGGATATTTATCACTGGTTGGAGAGACACAACCGCTACTCCAACTGGGAAGCCCGCGTCTACTACAATATTCTGACGGATTCAGACGAAAGCGGTACCATCGGCGCAAATTTATTCGGAGATGCAGTGCAGCGCAAGCGCTTTCTCAAGAAAATTTGGGTGCGACTGCCGTTCAAACCCCTGCTACGATTTATCTTGTTTTACGTCATTCGTCTCGGTTTTTTAGATGGCAAGGCAGGCTATATTTATGCTCGCCTGTTGAGTCAGTATGAGTATCAAATTGGCGTAAAGCTGTACGAATTGCAGCAATTTGGAGGTCGCCTGAATATTCCTACTCCCGCTCAAGATTCCCTGTCTCAAACTTCACCCGAACCCGCCGAACTCGCCAATTAA
- the proB gene encoding glutamate 5-kinase, translating into MPQTIVVKIGTSSLTQVATGKLALSTIAALVETLTRLRTAGYRVVLVSSGAVGVGCARLNLSERPRKMSLKQAVAAVGQGRLIRVYDDLFTSLGQPIAQVLLTRRELMDRSCYVNAYNTFQALFELGVIAIVNENDTVAVEELKFGDNDTLSALVASLIEADWLFILTDVDRLYSADPRLVPDAKPIALVNSTDFAQLQVEAGSSGSRWGTGGMATKLSAARIATSAGVRMVITRGRQPENIEKILRGEPIGTQFEAQPRTENARKRWIAYGLIPMGKLYLDRGAVEAICKGSKSLLAAGITRVKGDFVASEAVQLCDAGGKEIARGIVNYNSAEIELIKGHHSEKIPAILGYAGAETVVHRDNLVLLD; encoded by the coding sequence ATGCCCCAAACTATCGTTGTCAAAATTGGTACTTCCAGTCTCACCCAAGTAGCAACGGGTAAACTAGCCCTCTCTACCATTGCTGCTTTGGTAGAAACCCTCACCCGCCTGCGAACGGCGGGATATCGAGTCGTTTTAGTTTCTTCGGGGGCAGTGGGAGTTGGCTGTGCCAGACTGAATTTAAGCGAGCGACCGCGCAAGATGTCGCTCAAACAAGCAGTAGCTGCTGTCGGTCAGGGACGGTTGATTCGCGTGTATGACGACTTATTCACCAGTCTCGGACAACCAATCGCTCAAGTGTTGTTAACTCGCCGGGAGCTAATGGATCGCAGTTGCTATGTCAATGCTTACAATACCTTCCAGGCGCTTTTCGAATTAGGCGTTATTGCGATTGTCAACGAAAATGATACCGTTGCCGTGGAAGAACTCAAGTTCGGCGATAACGATACGCTCTCAGCCTTAGTTGCTAGCCTCATCGAGGCTGACTGGCTATTTATCCTCACCGACGTAGATCGACTGTATTCTGCCGACCCGCGCCTCGTTCCCGATGCCAAACCGATCGCGCTAGTCAACTCTACAGACTTTGCCCAGTTACAAGTAGAAGCAGGTTCGAGCGGTTCCCGGTGGGGAACGGGGGGAATGGCAACTAAATTATCGGCTGCTCGCATTGCCACCAGTGCTGGCGTAAGAATGGTCATTACTCGCGGCAGACAGCCGGAAAATATCGAAAAAATATTGCGCGGAGAACCAATAGGAACGCAGTTTGAGGCGCAACCGAGAACAGAGAATGCCCGCAAGCGGTGGATTGCCTATGGATTAATTCCGATGGGAAAACTCTATCTCGATCGCGGCGCGGTGGAGGCAATCTGCAAGGGCAGTAAATCTTTGTTAGCAGCGGGAATTACCCGCGTTAAGGGAGATTTTGTCGCTTCCGAAGCCGTACAGTTGTGCGATGCAGGCGGCAAAGAAATTGCTAGAGGAATTGTTAATTACAACAGTGCGGAGATCGAACTGATTAAAGGGCACCACTCAGAGAAGATTCCCGCGATCTTAGGCTATGCTGGTGCCGAAACGGTGGTGCATCGCGATAACCTCGTGCTTTTGGATTGA
- a CDS encoding AAA-like domain-containing protein — MKPKDWDRFLKQIASDYDLHGKLKEIFIVRFAYENWRKPDKEIWELAEAASHETYKKQMTEIYSYFAKDRPNGCPELEPHSKGPGKFQILREWLKEIKYPEWNQTTATLGERSNIALDFSVPLPSNSSIPITSDFPIYIQRPPIESDCCQEIVKPGALIRIKAPEKMGKTSLLKGILAYAETCGYRKVYLNLRAAEGAMFASLDKFLRWFCANISRELGLKPMLDDYWDEELFGSLVSCQAYFQSYLLEQLNSPLALGLDNVDRIFEYPDIARDFLPMLRYWHEEANNLPIWQNLRLVIANSTEVYIKLDANQSPFNVGRQVKLPGFNLEQVQLLAKHYGLDWTEDVEMQKFASALIEMVDGHPYLIRLALDALCHQNLSKEQLLQEAPTQGGIYGSHLRRHWDNLQSSPELAAAMKAVVTSETGVQLEPTLAYKLESMGLVILVGDEVQPSCELYRQYFCDRL, encoded by the coding sequence ATGAAACCAAAAGACTGGGATCGATTTCTCAAACAAATAGCAAGCGATTATGACCTACATGGCAAGTTAAAAGAGATTTTTATAGTCCGATTTGCTTACGAAAATTGGCGCAAACCCGATAAAGAAATTTGGGAACTGGCAGAAGCCGCAAGCCACGAGACCTATAAAAAGCAAATGACGGAAATCTACAGTTATTTTGCTAAAGATAGACCCAATGGTTGCCCGGAATTAGAACCCCACAGCAAAGGACCGGGAAAGTTTCAAATCTTGCGAGAATGGCTCAAAGAAATTAAATATCCAGAGTGGAATCAAACAACGGCGACTCTAGGCGAGCGAAGCAATATTGCGCTAGATTTTTCGGTTCCACTCCCCAGCAATTCTTCCATTCCCATTACGTCAGATTTTCCCATTTATATTCAACGTCCGCCTATCGAATCTGACTGCTGTCAAGAAATTGTTAAGCCAGGTGCTTTAATTCGGATCAAAGCTCCCGAAAAAATGGGAAAAACTTCTTTGCTGAAAGGGATTCTCGCTTATGCAGAAACTTGTGGCTATCGCAAAGTCTATCTAAACTTGCGAGCAGCAGAAGGGGCAATGTTTGCTAGCTTGGATAAATTTTTGCGTTGGTTTTGCGCCAATATTAGTCGAGAATTGGGTCTAAAACCAATGTTAGATGACTATTGGGATGAAGAATTGTTTGGCAGTTTAGTGAGCTGTCAAGCCTATTTTCAAAGCTATTTATTAGAACAACTCAACAGTCCTTTAGCTTTGGGATTGGATAATGTCGATCGCATTTTTGAATATCCTGACATTGCTCGAGATTTTTTACCCATGTTGCGCTATTGGCACGAAGAAGCCAACAATCTTCCTATCTGGCAAAATCTGCGGCTAGTCATCGCCAACTCTACGGAAGTGTATATCAAATTAGATGCCAATCAATCCCCATTTAATGTAGGGCGACAGGTCAAGTTACCGGGGTTTAATTTAGAGCAGGTGCAACTTCTCGCCAAGCATTACGGACTCGATTGGACAGAGGATGTGGAGATGCAAAAGTTTGCTTCTGCCTTGATTGAAATGGTAGACGGACATCCTTATTTAATTCGCTTGGCACTTGATGCCCTGTGCCATCAGAATTTATCTAAAGAGCAGCTATTACAAGAAGCTCCAACTCAGGGAGGAATTTATGGCTCTCATTTGCGCCGCCACTGGGATAACTTACAATCCTCGCCAGAACTTGCCGCCGCAATGAAAGCAGTCGTGACATCCGAGACGGGAGTACAGTTAGAACCGACGCTAGCCTATAAGTTAGAAAGTATGGGATTGGTAATATTGGTCGGCGATGAAGTACAACCGAGTTGCGAGTTGTACCGTCAGTATTTTTGCGATCGCTTGTAA
- a CDS encoding RNA-binding protein: MPVRLYVGNLPKEPIERQALQEMFADASEVLSTKVIKDRKTGKCRGFAFVTLPTDEMADQFIEKYNGQSFMDSPLKIEKALPRSKGKGKEESDSQEPSQSSPEETTASSSPNPNPSGRKNNKKRPRSQGNSSSGGTGAEGFQPDPRWADQLAQLKEMLAAQSSN, translated from the coding sequence ATGCCTGTTCGTCTTTATGTAGGTAACTTACCCAAAGAACCTATCGAGCGTCAAGCGCTACAAGAAATGTTTGCCGATGCTAGCGAGGTGCTGTCTACCAAGGTGATCAAAGACCGCAAAACTGGCAAGTGTAGAGGGTTTGCCTTTGTCACCCTACCAACGGATGAAATGGCAGACCAATTTATCGAAAAATATAACGGTCAGTCTTTCATGGACAGCCCTCTCAAAATTGAAAAAGCCCTACCTCGTTCTAAGGGGAAAGGGAAAGAAGAATCCGACTCTCAAGAGCCATCTCAATCCTCTCCTGAGGAAACGACAGCTTCTAGCAGCCCTAATCCTAATCCATCCGGACGCAAGAACAACAAAAAGCGTCCTCGCTCTCAGGGAAATAGTAGCAGCGGCGGCACCGGAGCTGAGGGATTTCAACCCGATCCTCGTTGGGCAGATCAGTTAGCCCAACTTAAGGAAATGCTAGCCGCTCAAAGCAGCAACTAA
- a CDS encoding pseudouridine synthase has product MFRCLLFYKPYGVLCQFTDNSDETVTRQTLKDYIPIPAVYPVGRLDRDSEGLLLLTNSGRLQHRLSHRKFAHPRTYLVQVERIPDETALDRLREGITIQDYRTCKAIVRRLPEEPDLPPRDPPIRYRKNVPTCWLEITLTEGRNRQVRRMTAAIGFPTLRLVRVAIEIQQGREKVRFHLDGLAPGEWREVTTAERKALEQLCR; this is encoded by the coding sequence ATGTTTCGCTGCCTTTTGTTTTACAAACCTTACGGAGTATTATGTCAGTTCACCGACAATAGCGATGAAACAGTGACGCGTCAAACTTTAAAAGATTACATCCCTATCCCTGCGGTTTACCCAGTAGGAAGACTCGATCGCGACAGCGAAGGGTTGCTCTTGCTCACCAATAGCGGACGCTTGCAACACCGCCTTTCTCATCGCAAGTTTGCCCATCCCAGAACCTATTTAGTCCAAGTCGAACGCATTCCCGACGAAACTGCCCTCGATCGCCTGCGAGAGGGAATTACCATTCAAGATTACCGCACCTGCAAGGCAATAGTAAGAAGATTGCCTGAAGAACCGGACTTGCCCCCTCGCGATCCCCCCATTCGCTATCGCAAGAACGTTCCTACCTGCTGGTTAGAAATCACGCTCACAGAGGGACGCAACCGACAAGTACGGCGCATGACCGCAGCGATTGGGTTTCCAACCCTGCGACTGGTGCGGGTAGCGATCGAGATTCAACAGGGACGGGAGAAGGTTCGGTTTCATCTCGATGGTTTAGCGCCGGGAGAGTGGCGCGAGGTCACAACCGCCGAACGCAAAGCACTAGAACAGTTGTGTCGATAA
- a CDS encoding DUF2301 domain-containing membrane protein produces MTTSTEVYQGQFGEFTITDSDRTGVIIYRAGLIVAALSFTIGSVLVLWQGATSVVVQALTPLFAVFSLGLAISLVTIHIYLIQLHRLLQLFWLVGTLSAVIVALTHSEPLALVIYNRPVTLLGVGFTFAALTGIFFKEAFCFNRFETKLLTPIIPLLLVGHLVGILPVNVEQILLAIWTILFVVFAVRKAIQPIPPDIGDKSVFAYLKQQRAKA; encoded by the coding sequence ATGACAACATCAACAGAAGTTTATCAGGGACAGTTTGGCGAATTTACCATCACAGATAGCGATCGCACCGGAGTCATTATTTACCGCGCCGGATTGATAGTAGCAGCTTTAAGCTTTACTATTGGTAGCGTCTTGGTTCTCTGGCAAGGAGCAACGTCAGTCGTCGTGCAAGCATTGACTCCCCTATTTGCCGTTTTTTCTCTCGGTTTAGCCATTAGTTTGGTTACTATTCATATTTATCTCATTCAACTACATCGACTCCTGCAACTTTTTTGGTTAGTCGGAACCTTATCAGCGGTTATTGTAGCTTTGACTCACAGCGAACCCCTCGCTTTAGTCATTTATAATCGTCCCGTAACTTTATTAGGCGTTGGTTTTACTTTCGCTGCTTTGACGGGCATTTTTTTTAAAGAAGCCTTTTGTTTCAACCGCTTTGAAACTAAATTGCTTACTCCAATAATTCCTTTGCTTTTGGTTGGACATTTGGTCGGAATTCTGCCTGTTAATGTAGAGCAAATTTTGTTGGCTATTTGGACAATTTTATTCGTTGTTTTTGCCGTTCGCAAAGCGATACAACCAATCCCTCCAGATATCGGCGATAAATCTGTTTTTGCCTATCTCAAACAACAGCGGGCGAAAGCATAG